In the genome of bacterium, the window TAGAGGGTGTTCATAATATAGAACAAAAGATAAAAGAAAATTATGGAGATGAAGGATTAAAAATAGTAAATACACCAGGATATCCCAGTTCCCTAGAACAAATTAAAGAATTGGTTAAGAGATTAAGAAATGAGGATGAAAAGGTCAAAGAAATAAGATAAAAAGGAGAACGCTATGTCATCAACTCCAGAAGAAAAACAAAAAATAGAAGAAGTTCTAAAAAACATAAGTGAAAAGAGTGAGAAACAGGCAATCACAATAGGAATCATAATTATAGTAATTATAACTATTGGAGTAATTACGCTTATAAATGGGTGTTTCTCCTTATTTGAAATTCCAGAAAACTCTTCTTTGTATACTCCTACTTATACCAATAGTGAATCGACTTTTCTATATTCAGGGAAGATTTACGTCATAACAGATGATGATATTGGTGTTCTAAAAACTAAAGACGTCCCAACAAGCATGTCGGGATTTACAGAAAATCTGGTTACTATCCTCAATAAGGGAGACGAGATTGAAGTTGATTATGTTGGCATTCTTTCTACAAGAGTATATGTGATAAAGAAATCAGGAGGTGCTGTGTCTTGGAAGGGCTGGATTCCAACAGATTTGTTGATGAAGTCAGTTAGAGAGAAATAATAGAACGAAAATGGAAGGAGGGAGACAAGATGGAAGAAAAGAGAGCACGAGAAATTTTGGGAAAAATTAATCAGCTTTCAAGTGCGGATCCTGTTCTGAAACTTAGGCGAAGAGTCGACAGTAAAATTTTAGCAAATGCATTGGGAGTTCCTGAGAAAAAAATAATAAACGAATTAGAGGAACTTCATGGTCGTGGCTACATTAAAACAATGCCGACAGAGGTTACGAAAGAAGGTAAATTTAAACATTTACGAATTGACCTAAAGAGCAGAGCAGAGAAATTTTTAAGAGGTGAAATCGAATTCTAGTTCTTTACTATTTTGATATATTAACATCTGGCATTGTCCAAAAGCTAAACTGTTGAAGTAAATTTTACAGGATTATTTCTAAATATTTTTAAACAATGGCTAAAAAATCAGATACAGGGACAGGATGTTTTGCATTTATTTTTACGGTCATTCTAATTTATATAATGTCTTTGCCTTTTCTGTTTGACTTTAACAGACCACTATTTTGGAAGATACTCTTGATACCACTGGCTTTATTTATTGGCGTGCCCGTTATCATAATAATTGTTTCTACAATTAATGCCCAGGAGAGTACTCGGAAAATGATAGAAAAAATAGGGAAATTTGACGAACAGAAAAAGCGTTTCGCATCAAGTGAGTCTTATAAATATTTAGTGAATTTTGCAAGATATTATAAAAACAAATACGATGAAGAAGGAATAATTGAGCCCAAAGAATTAACCAAGCTACAAAATTTACTCAATTCAAAGGGGTTTCAATTTGATGAAATAGAGATAAAAATGTTAGTTGAATATGAGAACTTCAAAGAGAAAATTACATCCAATATGCCAAGAAACTTGCGAGAATATTGCGAAAATTTCATTAAATCATATGCTGAAGAATACTTAAACCATAAAGAGTTCTTCATTGACATCCTTAAAGAAAATCAGGTGGACTTCAACCCAAGGGAAATAGATAAAATTTTGGAACAAACTAAGGAAGAAATCGAAATGGCTGAGTTTGAAGCAGGTATTACATCTAAAAAATCCATTACTGTATCTAGTGAGAAAATTGACAGGCTTACGGGGTACGAATTTGAACATTTCTTAAAAAATGTTTTTGAAAAGATGGATTATACAGTGGCAAATACAAAACTTTCCGGTGATCAAGGGGCAGATTTAATTATTAGCAAAGCAGGGGAAAAGATTGTGGTGCAAGCCAAGAAACATACTAATAAAATAACTAACAAAGCTATACAGGAAGTAGTTGCCGCTATAAAACACTATAATGCAGATAAAGGCATGGTTGTTACCAATAATTTTTTTACTCGCTCTGCAGTTGAATTAGCTAAATCTAACAATGTAGAGTTGATAGATAGAGATAAATTAAATGATTTGTTAAAAACTATAGATAAAGAAGATATAGTTAAGCCCCTGCAGGAGGCAAAAAATGATACTAATGAATAGACAATGGAAATATATCTGGGTATTATTTGGCTTTTTTGCATTTTTAATATCTCTTTCTTTGCCTGCTAAAGAAAAGGCAAAA includes:
- a CDS encoding restriction endonuclease, whose translation is MAEFEAGITSKKSITVSSEKIDRLTGYEFEHFLKNVFEKMDYTVANTKLSGDQGADLIISKAGEKIVVQAKKHTNKITNKAIQEVVAAIKHYNADKGMVVTNNFFTRSAVELAKSNNVELIDRDKLNDLLKTIDKEDIVKPLQEAKNDTNE